Proteins encoded together in one Triticum dicoccoides isolate Atlit2015 ecotype Zavitan chromosome 7B, WEW_v2.0, whole genome shotgun sequence window:
- the LOC119340094 gene encoding 40S ribosomal protein S15a-5-like, protein MGRRILNDALRTMVNAERRGKATAQLQPISGVMISFLNIMKHRGYIKNFEVFDPHRVGKITVELQGRIKDCKALTYRQDLKAMEIEKYRTRMLPTRQWGYVVVTTPNGVLDHEEAIRQNVGGQVLGYFH, encoded by the exons ATGGGCCGGAGGATCCTCAACGACGCGTTGCGCACGATGGTGAACGCAGAGCGGCGGGGGAAGGCTACGGCGCAACTCCAGCCCATCTCCGGCGTCATGATCTCGTTCCTCAACATCATGAAGCACAGAG GTTACATAAAAAATTTCGAGGTATTTGATCCACATAGGGTTGGAAAAATCACCGTGGAACTTCAGGGAAGGATTAAAGATTGCAAAGCTCTCACTTACAGGCAGGACCTCAAGGCTATGGAAATAGAAAAATACAGAACTAGGATGCTTCCAACACGGCAG TGGGGCTATGTTGTGGTGACCACCCCAAATGGCGTTTTAGATCACGAGGAAGCAATTAGGCAGAATGTGGGCGGCCAGGTCCTCGGTTACTTTCATTGA